ATGCGATGGAAGAAATTAAGAAAGTATTTACGCCGGAGTTCCGTAACCGTCTCGACGGTATTATCTGGTTCAACCATCTGTCGACCGATGTCATTCAGCAGGTTGTCGATAAGTTTATCGTAGAACTTCAGGCGCAGTTGGATGCGAAAGGCGTGTCGCTGGAAGTGAGCGATGAAGCACGCGACTGGCTGGCAGAAAAAGGTTATGACAAGGCAATGGGTGCCCGACCAATGGCACGCGTGATGCAGGAAAGCCTCAAGAAACCGCTGGCCAACGAGCTGCTGTTTGGTTCGCTGGTGGACGGAGGGTCTGTGACGGTGGAACTGGATAAAGAAACGCAACAACTGACGTATGGCTTCGTGAGTGCGCAGAAGCGAAAAACAGAAAGTGTTAATTAATCAATATCGTGTGTTATCTAAGAGGGATGCTGAGGCATCCCTTTTTTTATGTTTCTGGGCTGCACTGAATAGTATGGCTACCCAAAAACAAAAGCCCTTACCATAAAGGAAAGGGCTAGGGAGGGAGTCACATCCTCATATATCGCTGTAATCAGCGATGAGCGAACCGGTTAGCGGCTGCGGAAGACAATGCGGCCTTTACTCAGGTCGTACGGGGTTAACTCTACAGTGACTTTGTCACCCGTCAGGATGCGGATATAGTTTTTACGCATTTTACCGGAGATATGAGCGGTAACCACGTGCCCGTTTTCCAATTCAACGCGGAACATGGTGTTGGGCAGCGTATCAAGCACGGTGCCTTGCATTTCAATATTGTCTTCTTTGGCCATCGAATCCTCTAGGTCTAACTACCTTTATTTTTTAACCGCAAGATAATGCCGAAAAACCGACATTATGTAAAGAAGCGTTCACGTTTGGGGCGTTATTTACACGGTTTCCTCTATCACCCTGTCGGTTCGGCGAGCTGTTGTGGTAGCCAACAACCGTCATCGACGGAAATATCCTGCCACTGGAAAAGCAGTTGCAGAAAGCGTTCGCGGGGTATTTCACTCACGCCCAGTGACGCCGTATGGGCATTTAACACCTGACAATCAATCAAATGACCGCCGTGGCGAATAAAATGCTGCTGGAACGCCAGCAGTGCATATTTTGAGGCGTTATCCATGCGGCTGAACATGGATTCACCGCAAAATAATCGGCCTTGTTCAATACCATATAACCCACCAACCAGTGCGCCATTGTGCCACACTTCGACGGAATGTGCTTTCCCAACCTGATGAAGCTGGCGATAAGCTGAAATTATGTCTGGCGTAATCCAGGTACCGTCATAGTGCTCATGCGCGCAAG
This genomic interval from Pectobacterium aquaticum contains the following:
- the aat gene encoding leucyl/phenylalanyl-tRNA--protein transferase — translated: MRLYQLSSQSLQFPDPNHALDDPNGLLAVGGDLSVARLNAAYRQGIFPWFSPGEPILWWSPNPRAVLFPGEFHLSRSMKKFLKRHTFHATLNQAFDDVIHACAHEHYDGTWITPDIISAYRQLHQVGKAHSVEVWHNGALVGGLYGIEQGRLFCGESMFSRMDNASKYALLAFQQHFIRHGGHLIDCQVLNAHTASLGVSEIPRERFLQLLFQWQDISVDDGCWLPQQLAEPTG
- the infA gene encoding translation initiation factor IF-1, whose amino-acid sequence is MAKEDNIEMQGTVLDTLPNTMFRVELENGHVVTAHISGKMRKNYIRILTGDKVTVELTPYDLSKGRIVFRSR